The proteins below are encoded in one region of Silene latifolia isolate original U9 population chromosome 2, ASM4854445v1, whole genome shotgun sequence:
- the LOC141642525 gene encoding protein CLMP1-like gives MGKSGNRKKKGAGNQGVANDAKNVNNNGGLDLDSAVFLKRANELKDAGNKKFQDKDYVGALEQYENAIKLIPKTHPERAIFHSNKAACLMLMRPIDYDSVVSECTLALQVQPQFVRALLRRARAYEALGRYDMAMADVQALLSAEPNHRDALETARRLGMALGPRQEAQQDLQSRPSPAALGASAVRGAPVGGLGPCLPARPVAKKGAGSVGGNNGAVNIKSEKPQSGVVAENGPDVKTHMPKVVLKPASGSSKVLEKSTKDGQRDHSDSSFTALSAHRPSAQAATQWRQLKLVYDHDIRLAQMPVNCSFKVLREIVGKRFPSSKSVLIKYKDNDGDLVTITCTPELKLAEACVDSLLPKDPDSEKVDAVGMLRLHIVEVNPEQEPPIAEEEEILIETEEAKIDESESPSSLGDSGVDSIEAEVEKTDDKTSKDLPKGKKDPLEEAECKEVEMDDWLFEFAQLFRNNVGIDPDAHIDLHEIGMELCSEALEETVTSEEAQLLFDKAALKFQEVAALAFFNWGNVHMCAARKRIPVDENASQEVKAAQLLKAYHWVNENYSLASEKYEQALSIKPDFYEGLLAMGQQQFEMAKLHWSYVLAKKEDLSGWDSSEIFKLFDSAEEKMKGATQMWEKLEEQRANELKDPSSNKMEELMKRRKKTGNDGESSARVPGEPTPEELAEQAAVMRSQIHLFWGNMLFERSQIEFRLKVDGWKQNLDAAVERFKLAGASEADISTVTSNHCSNADLAGGEEKKTDTVAPVVSTETGA, from the coding sequence atgggtaagTCAGGAAATAGGAAAAAGAAGGGAGCTGGAAATCAAGGTGTTGCAAATGATGCAAAAAATGTTAATAACAATGGTGGTTTAGATTTGGATTCAGCAGTGTTTCTGAAAAGAGCAAATGAATTAAAAGATGCAGGAAATAAGAAATTTCAGGACAAAGATTATGTGGGTGCACTTGAACAATATGAGAATGCTATTAAGCTTATCCCTAAGACTCACCCTGAGAGAGCTATCTTTCACAGCAATAAGGCTGCCTGTTTGATGCTAATGAGACCTATTGACTATGACAGTGTCGTTTCCGAGTGTACTTTAGCCCTTCAGGTTCAGCCTCAGTTTGTCCGTGCCCTTCTTCGTAGGGCGCGGGCATATGAGGCTTTAGGAAGGTATGATATGGCTATGGCTGATGTTCAGGCTCTTTTGAGTGCTGAACCTAATCATCGGGATGCTTTAGAAACTGCCCGTAGGCTTGGGATGGCGCTTGGACCTCGCCAGGAGGCCCAGCAGGATTTGCAGAGTCGCCCTTCTCCTGCGGCTCTTGGAGCTTCTGCTGTCAGAGGTGCACCTGTTGGTGGTCTTGGGCCGTGTTTGCCTGCACGGCCTGTGGCTAAGAAAGGTGCTGGTTCTGTTGGTGGGAACAATGGTGCCGTGAATATTAAGAGTGAAAAGCCACAATCTGGTGTAGTGGCTGAAAATGGACCTGATGTTAAAACTCATATGCCTAAAGTTGTTTTGAAACCAGCCAGTGGTTCTTCCAAGGTCCTTGAGAAATCGACTAAGGACGGCCAAAGGGATCATTCAGATTCGTCTTTTACTGCTTTATCTGCTCATAGGCCTTCGGCACAGGCTGCAACTCAATGGAGGCAGCTGAAGCTTGTCTATGATCATGATATAAGACTAGCTCAAATGCCTGTAAATTGCAGCTTTAAGGTTCTtagggagattgttgggaaaagATTTCCATCGTCCAAATCTGTTTTAATTAAGTATAAGGATAATGATGGTGATTTGGTGACGATAACTTGTACCCCTGAGCTTAAGTTAGCTGAAGCTTGTGTGGATAGCCTCTTGCCAAAAGATCCAGATAGTGAGAAGGTTGATGCTGTTGGGATGTTGAGGTTGCATATTGTGGAAGTGAATCCCGAGCAAGAACCACCTATTGCAGAAGAAGAGGAGATACTTATTGAGACTGAGGAGGCTAAGATAGATGAGAGTGAATCTCCTTCTTCTCTGGGAGATTCTGGCGTGGATTCCATCGAGGCTGAGGTGGAAAAGACCGATGACAAAACTTCAAAGGATTTGCCTAAAGGAAAAAAAGACCCATTGGAGGAAGCTGAGTGCAAGGAAGTAGAGATGGATGATTGGTTATTTGAGTTTGCTCAGCTTTTCCGAAACAATGTAGGCATTGACCCTGATGCTCATATTGATTTGCATGAAATTGGAATGGAGCTTTGCTCGGAAGCTCTTGAAGAGACGGTGACTAGTGAAGAGGCACAGCTTCTCTTTGACAAGGCTGCACTGAAGTTTCAGGAGGTGGCTGCCTTAGCCTTCTTCAATTGGGGAAACGTGCACATGTGTGCGGCAAGAAAACGGATCCCTGTTGATGAGAATGCCTCGCAGGAGGTCAAGGCTGCTCAGCTTCTGAAAGCATATCACTGGGTTAATGAAAACTATTCTTTAGCAAGCGAGAAATATGAGCAAGCCCTCTCAATCAAGCCAGACTTTTATGAGGGTTTACTGGCAATGGGTCAACAACAATTTGAGATGGCAAAGCTGCATTGGTCTTATGTCCTGGCTAAAAAAGAGGACCTTTCAGGCTGGGATTCTTCTGAGATATTCAAACTTTTTGACAGTGCAGAGGAGAAAATGAAAGGTGCTACCCAAATGTGGGAGAAGTTGGAGGAGCAGAGAGCCAATGAACTGAAAGACCCGAGCTCGAATAAGATGGAAGAGTTGATGAAGAGAAGGAAGAAAACTGGAAATGATGGTGAATCCTCGGCTAGGGTTCCTGGTGAGCCTACTCCAGAGGAGCTGGCTGAACAAGCAGCTGTAATGAGATCACAGATACATCTTTTCTGGGGTAATATGCTATTTGAGCGCTCTCAAATTGAGTTTAGATTGAAAGTCGATGGTTGGAAACAGAATCTTGATGCTGCCGTTGAGCGTTTTAAATTAGCAGGAGCTTCAGAAGCCGACATTTCTACTGTTACCAGCAACCATTGCTCCAATGCTGATCTTGCTGGAGGAGAGGAGAAGAAGACTGATACTGTAGCTCCAGTGGTATCTACTGAAACTGGTGCCTAG
- the LOC141642526 gene encoding putative 1-aminocyclopropane-1-carboxylate oxidase yields the protein MENFPIVDMEKLNGEQRNVIMEKIKDACENWGFFEVVNHTISHELMDTVERMTKQHYKKTMEQKFKEMVESKGLVAAQSEVNDIDWESTFYLRHRPTTNISEVPDLEDEYRMVMKNFAAEIEKLSEQLLDLLCENLGLEKGYLKKAFHGKNGPTFGTKVSNYPPCPTPNLIKGLRAHTDAGGIILLFQDDKVSGLQLLKDGEWVDVPPMKHSIVVNLGDQLEVITNGKYKSVMHRVIAQTDGNRMSIASFYNPGSDAVIYPAPELLEKQENCTTYPKFVFEDYMNLYTKVKFQEKEPRFEAMKAMESTLNIGPISTA from the exons ATGGAGAACTTTCCAATTGTTGATATGGAGAAGCTCAATGGTGAACAAAGGAATGTCATTATGGAGAAAATCAAGGATGCTTGTGAGAATTGGGGATTTTTTGAG GTGGTGAACCATACTATATCTCATGAACTTATGGATACTGTGGAGAGGATGACAAAACAACATTACAAGAAAACTATGGAACAAAAATTCAAGGAGATGGTAGAGAGCAAAGGTTTAGTGGCTGCTCAATCTGAGGTCAATGACATTGACTGGGAGAGCACCTTCTATCTCCGACATCGCCCCACCACAAACATCTCCGAGGTCCCTGATCTCGAAGACGAATACCG GATGGTGATGAAGAACTTTGCAGCAGAAATAGAGAAGTTATCAGAGCAACTCCTGGACTTGCTCTGTGAAAATCTTGGCCTTGAGAAAGGCTACCTTAAGAAAGCCTTCCATGGGAAAAATGGGCCAACTTTCGGCACCAAGGTTAGCAACTACCCACCATGCCCCACGCCCAACCTTATCAAAGGCCTTAGGGCCCACACCGACGCCGGTGGCATCATTTTATTGTTCCAAGATGACAAGGTCAGTGGGCTGCAGCTTCTCAAAGATGGAGAATGGGTTGATGTTCCGCCTATGAAACACTCTATAGTTGTTAACTTGGGTGATCAACTTGAG GTTATTACTAATGGCAAGTACAAGAGTGTAATGCACCGGGTGATAGCACAGACAGATGGTAACAGGATGTCCATAGCATCATTCTACAACCCTGGCAGTGACGCCGTGATTTACCCAGCTCCTGAACTCCTTGAAAAACAGGAGAACTGTACAACATACCCAAAATTCGTGTTCGAGGACTACATGAATCTCTACACAAAGGTTAAGTTCCAGGAGAAAGAGCCTAGGTTTGAGGCaatgaaggcaatggaaagcacaCTCAACATCGGTCCAATATCAACAGCTTAA